The Deltaproteobacteria bacterium genome window below encodes:
- a CDS encoding energy-coupling factor ABC transporter permease: MHIEPGFVSAAKVMGANAAALGLLGLYLKGLVRQPMDIVKALLAAVFFSIFMQSFHLSVGPSELHFIGAMSIYLTLGFLPTMFGFAVGLLFQGLVFTPTDLPHLAVNSLSLIAPLMAVHYAAGKDLFEGPSGKRLSWPAILKLDGIYYGGVTAMVGFWLFIGEVETPFSAWLSFAASYLAVVAVEPFITLLTIKTLKRYESAPVVRSLFVAHKLRLGA; encoded by the coding sequence ATGCACATCGAACCGGGGTTTGTATCGGCTGCAAAGGTAATGGGGGCGAACGCCGCCGCATTGGGCCTCCTTGGCCTCTATCTGAAAGGCCTGGTCCGTCAGCCGATGGATATCGTAAAGGCCCTGCTGGCTGCGGTCTTCTTTTCCATCTTCATGCAGAGCTTTCACCTGAGCGTGGGCCCTTCGGAGCTTCACTTCATAGGCGCCATGTCCATATATCTTACGCTCGGTTTTTTACCGACGATGTTCGGCTTCGCCGTGGGGCTCCTTTTCCAGGGGCTCGTTTTTACGCCTACCGACCTGCCGCACCTTGCGGTCAATTCCCTATCTCTCATAGCGCCTCTCATGGCTGTCCACTATGCTGCGGGGAAGGATCTCTTCGAAGGACCTTCCGGGAAAAGGCTCTCCTGGCCTGCGATTTTGAAGCTCGACGGCATCTATTACGGCGGGGTCACGGCAATGGTGGGCTTCTGGCTCTTTATCGGCGAGGTAGAGACGCCGTTTTCAGCCTGGCTCTCTTTTGCGGCCTCGTACCTTGCGGTCGTAGCCGTTGAGCCCTTTATCACTCTCTTGACCATAAAAACCCTCAAGAGATACGAGAGCGCACCGGTTGTAAGGAGCCTTTTTGTTGCGCATAAATTAAGGCTCGGGGCATAG
- a CDS encoding MEDS domain-containing protein — translation MDGSIRKTGIEIIGDVPWGTHFCQFYTDKQDLLDILVPYFKSGLENNEFCLWITSEPLGADEAIDAMKRAVPDFERYLSEGRIEIIPHTLWYLKDGYFDQDRVLADWVDKLEKALERGFDGLRLTGNTFWLERKDWEEFTDYERVVNGVIGRYRMMAICTYSLERCTLSDVIDVVSNHRFALIRRGGKWTLIESSTLKEAEHRLKEYESRFRTLFEQSPYGIVVLDPETSLPVDFNDSICAQLGYSREEFASKRVQDYEAIETPGQTEAHIRKILRYGKSEFETKHRTKAGELRDVVVNVKAMEIAGKQYLYCVYRDITMRKRQEEALQESEAKYHSLFDNMIDGAAYHRIILGEHNEPVDYIFLNVNRAFERITGLKREDVIGRRVTEVVPGFREAKPDFIDIYGKIALTGEGREFETYGEALGKWFSVSAYSPRPQYFVTIFTDITERKKAEEAAKSERNRLLSILEAMDDGVYITNRGFDIEYINPVLLKQFGPVEGRKCYSYFHGRQSVCPWCPNERVFKGETVHWEWTDPNTGRTFDLLDTPLRNQDGSISKLEILRDITERKRTEEELRKAKDELEQRVLERTAELSDLNESLRKEVATRKGTEAELLSALEKLAGSNKELEQFAYVISHDLQEPLRMVASYMQLFESRYKSNLDHTADEYIYYAVDGAKRMSAMINDILAYSRVTSRARPLEEIDSMEACETALSNLAAAIRESKADVRRIGVLPTVRGDATQLVRVFQNLIENALKFRKPGQAPVVEISASQKHGEWVFCVKDNGIGMESGSADRIFKVFQRLHGKEYPGTGIGLAICKKIIVRHGGRIWVESAPGEGASFYFTIPEKENVGKAGVLAA, via the coding sequence ATGGACGGAAGCATCAGAAAGACCGGCATCGAGATAATAGGCGACGTGCCGTGGGGTACTCATTTCTGCCAGTTCTATACTGATAAGCAGGACCTCCTGGATATCCTGGTCCCTTACTTCAAATCCGGCCTGGAGAATAACGAGTTCTGCCTTTGGATCACCTCCGAGCCCCTTGGGGCGGACGAGGCTATCGATGCCATGAAGAGGGCTGTCCCGGATTTCGAGAGATACTTATCCGAGGGCCGGATAGAGATAATCCCGCACACCCTGTGGTACCTGAAGGACGGCTATTTCGACCAGGACAGGGTCCTCGCGGACTGGGTAGACAAGCTCGAGAAGGCCCTTGAGAGGGGTTTTGACGGTCTTCGCCTTACGGGCAATACCTTCTGGCTCGAACGGAAGGATTGGGAGGAGTTCACGGATTACGAGAGGGTCGTGAACGGCGTCATAGGCAGATACAGGATGATGGCCATATGCACCTACTCCCTCGAGAGATGCACTCTCTCCGACGTCATCGACGTCGTAAGCAATCACAGGTTCGCCCTCATCCGGCGCGGCGGGAAGTGGACCCTTATAGAGAGCTCCACGCTCAAGGAGGCTGAACACAGGCTCAAGGAATACGAGAGCCGTTTCAGGACCCTTTTCGAGCAGTCTCCATACGGTATCGTGGTGCTGGACCCTGAGACTTCGCTCCCGGTAGACTTTAACGATTCCATCTGCGCCCAGCTCGGCTATTCCCGGGAGGAGTTCGCCTCGAAGCGGGTGCAGGACTACGAGGCGATAGAGACCCCCGGGCAGACCGAAGCCCATATCCGGAAGATCCTCCGCTACGGGAAGAGCGAATTCGAGACCAAGCACCGCACCAAGGCCGGGGAGCTCCGCGACGTCGTAGTCAACGTAAAGGCGATGGAGATCGCCGGGAAGCAGTACCTCTACTGCGTCTACAGGGACATCACCATGCGGAAGCGCCAGGAGGAGGCTCTGCAGGAGAGCGAGGCGAAGTACCATTCGCTTTTCGACAACATGATCGACGGGGCGGCCTACCACAGGATAATCCTCGGCGAACACAACGAGCCGGTCGATTACATTTTCCTGAACGTGAATAGGGCGTTCGAGCGCATAACGGGCCTCAAGAGGGAGGACGTGATAGGGAGGAGGGTGACCGAAGTCGTCCCGGGCTTCAGGGAGGCAAAACCCGATTTCATCGACATATACGGGAAAATCGCTCTGACCGGGGAGGGAAGGGAGTTCGAGACCTACGGCGAGGCGTTGGGCAAATGGTTTTCAGTATCCGCATACAGCCCGAGGCCGCAATATTTCGTCACGATCTTCACCGATATAACCGAAAGGAAAAAGGCGGAAGAGGCCGCGAAATCCGAGAGGAACAGGCTCCTGAGCATCCTGGAGGCCATGGACGACGGCGTCTACATCACGAACAGGGGTTTCGATATAGAGTACATAAACCCGGTGCTCCTTAAGCAGTTCGGGCCCGTAGAGGGCAGGAAATGCTATTCATATTTCCACGGGCGCCAGAGCGTCTGCCCCTGGTGCCCCAATGAGCGCGTCTTCAAAGGAGAGACGGTACACTGGGAATGGACCGACCCGAATACCGGAAGGACATTCGACCTGCTCGATACTCCTTTGAGAAACCAGGACGGCAGCATATCCAAGCTCGAGATATTGAGGGATATTACCGAAAGGAAGCGGACGGAAGAGGAGCTCCGGAAAGCAAAGGACGAGCTCGAACAGAGGGTCCTCGAAAGGACAGCGGAGCTCTCCGACCTTAACGAATCGCTCAGGAAAGAGGTGGCCACGAGGAAAGGGACAGAGGCCGAGCTCTTAAGCGCCCTCGAAAAGCTAGCCGGCTCCAACAAGGAGCTTGAGCAGTTCGCGTACGTCATCTCCCACGACCTTCAGGAGCCGCTCAGGATGGTCGCGAGCTACATGCAGCTCTTCGAATCCCGCTACAAGTCGAATCTTGACCATACCGCGGACGAATATATCTATTATGCCGTGGACGGCGCAAAGCGCATGAGCGCGATGATCAATGACATACTGGCGTATTCGAGGGTCACGAGCCGCGCCAGGCCGCTGGAGGAAATAGACAGCATGGAGGCCTGCGAAACGGCGCTTTCGAACCTCGCGGCGGCGATAAGGGAATCCAAGGCCGATGTAAGGCGGATAGGGGTCCTCCCGACCGTGCGCGGAGACGCAACACAGCTCGTGAGGGTATTTCAGAACCTTATCGAAAACGCCCTCAAGTTCAGGAAACCGGGACAGGCGCCTGTAGTCGAAATATCAGCCAGTCAGAAGCATGGCGAGTGGGTTTTTTGCGTGAAGGACAACGGCATAGGAATGGAGTCCGGGTCCGCGGACCGGATCTTCAAGGTATTCCAGCGGCTGCACGGCAAGGAATATCCGGGCACCGGCATCGGGCTGGCCATCTGCAAGAAGATCATCGTCAGGCACGGCGGCAGGATCTGGGTGGAATCCGCGCCCGGGGAGGGGGCGAGCTTCTATTTTACCATCCCCGAAAAGGAAAATGTCGGGAAGGCGGGGGTGCTTGCCGCCTGA
- a CDS encoding response regulator, translating into MDNSEIEILLVEDNPGDVRLIEEALKEGRIHNKLHVVSDGVEAMDFLKRKGRFAGAPIPDLILLDLNLPRKDGREVLKELKSDPVLKVIPVVVLTTSKSDEDVLRSYALHANCYITKPVDLYQFFDVIRSIEDFWLSIVKLPKKE; encoded by the coding sequence ATGGATAATTCAGAGATAGAAATACTCCTTGTCGAGGACAACCCCGGCGACGTACGCCTCATTGAGGAAGCTCTAAAGGAGGGACGCATTCACAATAAGCTCCACGTCGTTTCCGACGGGGTCGAAGCCATGGATTTTCTGAAGAGAAAGGGGCGCTTTGCCGGGGCACCGATCCCTGACCTCATCCTCCTTGACCTCAATCTCCCAAGGAAGGACGGCAGGGAGGTCCTTAAGGAGCTTAAGTCCGACCCGGTCCTAAAGGTCATACCGGTAGTGGTGCTCACGACCTCCAAATCGGATGAAGACGTGCTAAGGAGCTATGCGCTCCACGCCAACTGCTACATAACCAAGCCGGTCGACCTTTACCAGTTCTTTGACGTAATAAGGTCCATAGAAGACTTCTGGCTGTCCATAGTAAAGCTGCCAAAAAAAGAGTAG
- a CDS encoding MEDS domain-containing protein: MTNSYKSLVAAIEKLGRHDHLALIYETPEEQFAAIIPFMRAGLERGEKCVYIADEHTAADVLKALASGGIDADGALRSGALSVLSKRDAYLKQGYFDPDWMIGSLRKRPIRRRRRDIPRSGRRGR, from the coding sequence ATGACAAATTCTTATAAAAGCCTTGTCGCGGCCATAGAGAAGCTCGGGCGGCACGACCACCTCGCGCTCATATACGAAACGCCGGAAGAGCAGTTTGCGGCAATAATCCCCTTTATGCGCGCAGGTCTTGAGCGCGGCGAAAAATGCGTCTACATAGCCGACGAACATACGGCCGCTGATGTGCTTAAGGCTTTGGCCAGTGGCGGCATAGACGCGGACGGAGCATTAAGGTCCGGGGCGCTGTCCGTCCTCAGTAAAAGAGATGCGTATCTCAAGCAGGGGTATTTTGACCCGGACTGGATGATAGGCTCCTTAAGGAAGCGACCGATTCGGCGAAGGCGGAGGGATATTCCGCGCTCAGGGCGACGGGGGAGATGA
- a CDS encoding glycosyltransferase, with the protein MKKPRLSIGLPVYNGARYLFCCLDSILSQSYEDFELIISDNASTDSTQDICLKYASKDKRIKYFRNPRNLGASVNFNATFHKSQGEFFKWASYDDLCAPGFFSECMELLENDRSAVLSHPRTMRIDADGRELGIYDLELRTASENPVERFRDLLLIKHACFQVFGIIRSEVLRKTKLIHNYSGSDRVLLAELSLYGRFWGVPEPLFLRRSHPHESVRLFPDANRRYEWFDPSLAGRTNFTQWRLLAEYVNSVNRSPIPARDKAACYLLIKKWTAMHWRHFAHDIKNAGKDMLHLEAFSRLMQSGLRATRHGVVSVSGILGIYRK; encoded by the coding sequence ATGAAAAAACCGCGCTTGAGCATCGGACTGCCGGTCTATAATGGCGCAAGATACCTTTTCTGCTGTCTCGATTCGATACTCTCGCAGAGCTATGAGGATTTCGAGCTTATCATATCCGATAACGCCTCCACGGACTCGACACAGGATATCTGCCTGAAGTACGCTTCGAAGGACAAGCGGATCAAATATTTCCGGAACCCCAGGAACCTCGGGGCTTCGGTCAACTTCAATGCCACCTTCCATAAATCCCAGGGTGAGTTTTTCAAATGGGCCTCCTACGACGATTTATGCGCCCCGGGCTTTTTCTCTGAATGCATGGAACTCCTTGAAAACGACCGCTCGGCCGTATTGAGCCATCCCCGGACCATGCGCATCGACGCAGATGGGCGGGAGCTTGGAATCTACGACCTGGAGCTACGCACCGCCTCCGAAAACCCGGTCGAGCGCTTCCGAGACCTCCTCCTTATAAAGCACGCCTGTTTCCAGGTTTTCGGCATTATAAGGAGCGAGGTCCTGAGGAAGACGAAGCTCATACACAATTACTCGGGCTCCGACAGGGTGCTCCTGGCCGAGCTTTCCCTTTACGGAAGGTTCTGGGGGGTGCCAGAACCGCTGTTCTTGAGGAGGAGCCATCCCCATGAATCGGTCAGGCTTTTCCCTGACGCGAACCGCCGCTACGAATGGTTCGACCCCTCATTGGCAGGAAGGACCAACTTCACTCAATGGAGACTCCTTGCCGAGTATGTGAATTCCGTTAACAGGTCTCCCATCCCGGCCAGAGATAAAGCCGCATGCTATCTCCTTATCAAGAAATGGACAGCCATGCATTGGAGGCACTTCGCGCATGATATTAAGAACGCCGGAAAGGACATGCTCCACTTGGAGGCCTTCTCGCGGTTAATGCAGAGCGGGCTCCGCGCTACGAGGCATGGCGTGGTCTCTGTCTCGGGTATTTTAGGGATATACAGGAAGTGA
- a CDS encoding lysophospholipid acyltransferase family protein, which translates to MLLLLKALSFLLGHMPYRTVFLLGGALGSIAFRVLKKHRNIALGNLDRAFGPALGQAEKMRIARNVFRNLSIMLLEFTRLPWLSRGKMDKLVQWTGLENMERALARGKGVIILTAHFGNWELLGACLGLRGYRPEIVVRELDNSLFERFVTWVRTRSGNRIVYKKGAMRKLMKGLARNSAVAILVDQNVTRSEGFFVDFFGVPACSNKGPALLALASGAPVVPVFIRRRGPGHLIEVQKEVEVASTGDREKDAAVNTARFARVVEEMVRRHPEEWFWVHNRWKTRPAPGDAVEGSEEGLAGKPAS; encoded by the coding sequence ATGCTCCTCCTACTGAAGGCCCTCTCATTTCTTCTCGGCCACATGCCTTACCGGACTGTATTTTTGCTTGGCGGCGCGCTGGGAAGCATCGCTTTCCGCGTTCTCAAGAAGCACCGAAATATCGCGCTCGGTAACCTCGATCGGGCATTCGGACCGGCGCTCGGGCAGGCCGAAAAGATGAGGATAGCGAGAAATGTATTCAGGAATCTTTCGATAATGCTCCTGGAGTTCACGAGGCTCCCGTGGCTGAGCCGCGGAAAGATGGATAAACTCGTCCAGTGGACCGGGCTCGAAAACATGGAGAGGGCGCTTGCCAGGGGCAAGGGCGTAATCATACTCACCGCGCACTTCGGGAACTGGGAGCTACTCGGAGCGTGCCTGGGCCTCAGGGGATACAGGCCGGAGATAGTCGTCCGGGAGCTCGATAACAGCCTCTTCGAGAGGTTCGTGACATGGGTGAGGACCCGGTCGGGGAACAGGATAGTCTACAAGAAGGGCGCCATGCGGAAGCTCATGAAGGGCCTTGCCCGGAACTCGGCCGTGGCCATACTCGTTGACCAGAACGTTACGAGAAGCGAGGGCTTCTTCGTGGATTTCTTCGGCGTGCCGGCCTGCTCGAACAAAGGTCCCGCGCTCCTTGCGCTCGCAAGCGGCGCTCCCGTTGTCCCGGTCTTCATACGGAGGCGGGGCCCCGGCCATCTGATAGAGGTGCAAAAAGAGGTCGAGGTCGCTTCTACAGGAGACAGGGAAAAGGACGCTGCCGTAAATACCGCCAGGTTCGCCAGGGTAGTGGAGGAGATGGTCAGAAGACATCCGGAAGAGTGGTTCTGGGTCCATAACAGGTGGAAGACCAGGCCCGCACCGGGCGATGCCGTCGAGGGTAGCGAGGAAGGCCTGGCCGGCAAGCCGGCCTCTTAA
- the lpxK gene encoding tetraacyldisaccharide 4'-kinase encodes MSIVRKIEAGMRGERLGFGPRALLYAASLAYGLGVRARLFSYRSGIFPTHRIPAKVVSVGNLTVGGTGKTPVTIFLAEFFRKDGKRVAVLSRGYGGSARGVSVVSDTEGVLMGPAEAGDEPYLMATRLHGVPVVVSPDRVRAGLFALERFSPHVIILDDAFQHVRLERDINIVLMDSKEGFGNGYLLPRGVLREPVSGLKRADFALVKGGKPEGRTLELLREHSVPYIVFSYRPDSLYDIDSGKELPLESLKGQKVAAVSGIAKPGSFLGSLNELGCIVSSSLEFPDHHSYTDMDSSAIAEKARGADLVVTTEKDGVKLKAIKKRTPVFALRVKVDIEKRLLESSLAPVLKGVL; translated from the coding sequence GTGTCCATAGTACGGAAGATAGAGGCCGGCATGAGGGGTGAAAGGCTCGGGTTCGGGCCCCGCGCGCTCCTTTACGCCGCGTCCCTTGCCTATGGCCTAGGGGTGCGGGCCAGGCTCTTTTCCTACAGGTCGGGCATATTCCCCACTCACAGGATCCCCGCGAAGGTGGTATCCGTCGGGAACCTCACGGTCGGCGGCACGGGGAAGACGCCTGTGACCATATTCCTTGCCGAGTTTTTCAGGAAGGACGGCAAGAGGGTGGCGGTCTTGAGCCGCGGCTACGGGGGGAGCGCCAGGGGCGTTTCGGTCGTCTCCGACACGGAAGGCGTGCTCATGGGCCCGGCAGAGGCCGGTGACGAGCCGTACCTTATGGCAACGAGGCTTCACGGTGTGCCTGTAGTAGTCTCCCCGGACCGGGTGAGGGCCGGGCTCTTCGCGCTCGAAAGGTTCTCCCCTCACGTCATCATACTCGACGACGCCTTCCAGCACGTGCGCCTTGAACGGGACATCAATATAGTCCTCATGGACTCGAAAGAGGGCTTCGGGAACGGCTATCTCCTCCCGAGGGGGGTGCTACGCGAGCCGGTCTCGGGGCTAAAGAGGGCGGATTTCGCGCTGGTGAAGGGGGGAAAACCGGAGGGCAGGACCCTCGAACTCCTGAGAGAGCACTCGGTCCCCTACATCGTCTTTTCCTACAGGCCAGACTCGCTCTATGATATAGATTCCGGCAAGGAGCTTCCTCTCGAATCGCTAAAGGGGCAGAAGGTCGCTGCCGTTTCAGGCATCGCGAAACCCGGCTCGTTCCTTGGAAGCCTCAATGAGCTGGGATGCATAGTCTCCTCCTCGCTTGAATTCCCGGACCACCACTCTTACACGGACATGGACTCCTCGGCCATTGCTGAGAAGGCCCGGGGCGCGGACCTGGTCGTTACCACGGAAAAGGACGGGGTAAAGCTCAAGGCTATAAAAAAGCGGACGCCGGTCTTCGCGCTCAGGGTCAAGGTGGATATAGAGAAGCGGCTCCTCGAGTCCTCGCTTGCCCCGGTCTTGAAGGGTGTCCTCTGA
- a CDS encoding 3-deoxy-D-manno-octulosonic acid transferase: protein MAYFLYNTLLFAATLLLIPYFLFKMLTFRKYREGIPERFGFIRKRKLRNLGKGRVVWVHAVSVGETKAVLPVLKLLKRRRPDIKILFSTVTTTGQRTAEKEGKGLIDALIYYPLDLSWSVRRAISLVKPSLFIVVEKEIWPNAFRAMRRAGAPVVVVNGTISDKSAKRFRKLSFLFRDVFNEVSLFLARTGEDMEKAVSVGVSEERVKLAGNLKFDLAPPVTDPRLLAELREALGGGPGTLVIAAGSTHPGEEEIVLSAFRELKGKFPGLRLVLAPRHPERFNEVESILRKSGLAYARRSRVEGGGGADIVLLDTIGELMTVYSLSDIAIVGGSLVPGIGGHNLLEPAYYGVPVVYGPHLAAYLGMAELLEKEGGGVRAGSDNGLGPALNGLLSNEVLRKRTGRKARGVVEENRGASERAASAIEKLLRR, encoded by the coding sequence ATGGCATATTTCCTCTATAACACACTCCTCTTCGCGGCAACCCTGTTATTAATCCCGTACTTCCTTTTTAAAATGCTCACCTTTCGCAAGTACAGGGAGGGCATCCCCGAGAGGTTCGGGTTCATAAGGAAAAGGAAACTCAGAAACCTGGGAAAAGGGAGGGTGGTGTGGGTGCACGCCGTATCGGTCGGGGAAACGAAAGCCGTGCTCCCGGTCCTGAAGCTCCTCAAACGGAGGCGGCCAGACATAAAGATTCTCTTCTCAACGGTGACGACCACAGGCCAGAGGACCGCCGAAAAGGAAGGAAAGGGGCTAATCGACGCGCTCATCTACTACCCGCTCGACCTTTCCTGGTCGGTCCGGCGAGCCATTTCGCTTGTGAAACCCTCTCTTTTCATCGTGGTCGAGAAGGAGATATGGCCGAACGCGTTCAGGGCCATGCGGAGGGCCGGAGCGCCGGTCGTGGTGGTTAACGGCACCATCTCTGATAAGTCGGCCAAAAGGTTCAGAAAGCTCTCCTTCCTTTTCAGGGACGTTTTTAACGAGGTGAGCCTATTTCTTGCAAGGACGGGCGAGGACATGGAAAAGGCCGTGTCCGTCGGCGTGTCGGAAGAGCGTGTCAAGCTTGCCGGTAACCTCAAATTCGACCTCGCGCCCCCGGTAACGGACCCCCGGCTTCTGGCTGAGTTAAGAGAGGCCCTGGGCGGAGGCCCTGGAACGCTCGTCATAGCCGCGGGCTCGACCCACCCGGGCGAGGAGGAGATAGTACTTTCCGCGTTCAGGGAGCTCAAGGGGAAGTTCCCGGGGCTCAGGCTCGTACTCGCCCCGAGGCATCCCGAGAGGTTCAACGAGGTCGAATCCATACTCAGGAAGAGCGGCCTCGCTTACGCGAGGCGGTCAAGGGTAGAAGGGGGAGGGGGCGCGGATATCGTCCTTCTCGACACAATCGGCGAGCTCATGACCGTCTACTCGCTCTCGGATATCGCTATCGTCGGGGGCTCGCTTGTCCCCGGCATCGGCGGGCATAACCTCCTTGAGCCCGCGTACTATGGCGTGCCCGTGGTCTACGGGCCGCACCTTGCCGCCTACCTCGGCATGGCCGAGCTCCTTGAAAAGGAGGGCGGGGGCGTACGGGCCGGGAGCGATAACGGGCTTGGTCCCGCGCTCAACGGGCTACTTTCGAATGAGGTGCTCAGGAAAAGGACGGGCAGGAAGGCGCGGGGCGTGGTCGAGGAGAATAGAGGCGCTTCCGAGCGCGCAGCCTCTGCTATCGAAAAACTCCTCAGGAGATAA
- a CDS encoding lysophospholipid acyltransferase family protein produces MSRLSEKFVMAALPFLAAWVIRLLRATMRVDYVGYDRYREYASRGAQVMIAFWHGRLLMMPYCYLGKKISIMVSQSKDGELIARTVRSFRMDSVRGSTTRGWVAGIKGLLRAAREGSDLAITPDGPKGPAMKAQMGAIQIAKATGLPILPITFGASKKKHLAAGTAL; encoded by the coding sequence ATGAGCAGGTTGAGTGAAAAATTCGTAATGGCCGCGCTGCCTTTCCTGGCGGCCTGGGTAATCAGGCTCCTTCGGGCCACCATGCGGGTCGACTACGTGGGCTATGACCGCTACCGCGAATACGCTTCCAGGGGCGCGCAGGTCATGATCGCTTTCTGGCACGGCCGGCTCCTCATGATGCCCTACTGCTACCTGGGGAAGAAAATATCGATAATGGTCAGCCAGAGCAAGGACGGCGAGCTTATCGCCCGCACGGTCCGCAGCTTCCGCATGGATTCGGTCCGCGGCTCCACCACAAGAGGGTGGGTAGCGGGAATCAAGGGGCTCCTTAGGGCCGCCCGCGAGGGTAGCGACCTGGCAATCACGCCGGACGGCCCCAAGGGACCGGCCATGAAGGCGCAGATGGGGGCCATACAGATAGCCAAGGCAACGGGCCTCCCCATACTCCCCATTACCTTCGGGGCCTCAAAAAAAAAACATTTGGCAGCTGGGACGGCTTTATAG
- a CDS encoding ATP-binding cassette domain-containing protein, with translation MNTYIRILRLLPRYKVHFVMAFVCMVAFALSNGAMAYLIGPVMKFLFTNGSGDVKLVPFDLFTVPRDMMMLAIPFAIILVAAVKGVSSYGQSYFMAYVGQGVVRDLRKKLYSHILDQPLGFFSDTSTGVLTSRITHDVNMIQTSTSEAVTQVLKQSLTIIVLGAVVVSLDWQLALAAGVALPLSVYPMQKLGKRMKKVSTQGQITMGAMTALLHEAIAGIRIVKAFCMEGYESGRFQAENESYTRNQIKTAKVRSLSSPLMETIGAVAFAVTIWYAAYRISQGTLEPEAFISFFAAVIMFYQPIKALNGVNLNIQQGLAAAARVFEIIDRPGEKVGDNGLQAGAPDSIEFRGVGFRYGAEWVLRGIDLSVRRGEVVAIVGSSGAGKSTFVNLIPRFYDVTEGAILMDGRDIRELSLRSLRSMVAIVSQQVILFNDTVKRNIAYGVERSDEEIIAAAKAANAHDFITRLPQGYDTVVGDSGLKLSGGERQRISIARAILKDAPILILDEATSALDTESEMEVQKALSNLISGRTTFVIAHRLSTVRGADRIVVLSGGSIKETGRHEELVSSGGEYSRLYSMQFEG, from the coding sequence ATGAACACCTATATCCGTATACTCAGGCTTTTGCCGCGCTACAAGGTCCATTTCGTGATGGCCTTCGTGTGCATGGTCGCCTTCGCCCTTTCGAACGGCGCGATGGCCTACCTCATAGGCCCGGTGATGAAGTTCCTTTTCACAAACGGCAGCGGCGATGTGAAACTCGTCCCCTTCGACCTCTTCACCGTCCCCAGGGACATGATGATGCTCGCCATACCCTTCGCGATTATTCTCGTTGCGGCGGTGAAGGGCGTAAGCTCTTACGGCCAGTCCTACTTCATGGCGTACGTGGGGCAGGGTGTTGTCCGCGACCTGAGAAAAAAGCTCTACTCACACATATTAGATCAGCCGCTCGGCTTTTTTTCCGATACCTCTACCGGGGTCCTCACCTCTCGCATAACCCACGATGTCAACATGATACAGACCTCGACCTCCGAGGCGGTCACGCAGGTCCTTAAGCAGAGTCTCACCATTATCGTCCTCGGCGCGGTGGTAGTAAGCCTCGACTGGCAGCTCGCACTGGCTGCAGGGGTTGCGCTCCCCCTTTCGGTATACCCCATGCAGAAGCTCGGGAAGAGAATGAAGAAGGTCTCGACACAGGGGCAGATAACCATGGGCGCGATGACGGCGCTCCTCCACGAGGCAATAGCCGGGATACGGATAGTCAAGGCCTTCTGCATGGAGGGGTACGAGTCCGGGCGGTTCCAGGCCGAGAACGAAAGCTACACCCGTAACCAGATAAAGACCGCCAAGGTCCGCTCCCTCTCCTCGCCCCTCATGGAGACCATCGGGGCCGTTGCCTTTGCCGTCACCATATGGTACGCGGCCTACAGGATAAGCCAGGGCACCCTCGAGCCCGAGGCGTTCATCTCCTTTTTCGCGGCGGTAATAATGTTTTACCAGCCCATAAAGGCGCTTAACGGGGTGAACCTCAATATCCAGCAGGGCCTTGCCGCCGCTGCCAGGGTCTTCGAGATAATCGACAGGCCTGGAGAGAAGGTCGGGGACAATGGCCTTCAGGCGGGCGCGCCGGACTCTATCGAGTTCAGGGGCGTGGGTTTCAGGTACGGCGCCGAATGGGTCTTGAGGGGCATCGACTTAAGCGTAAGGAGGGGAGAGGTCGTAGCGATAGTCGGAAGCTCCGGCGCGGGCAAGTCCACTTTCGTTAACCTCATCCCCAGGTTCTACGACGTTACCGAAGGGGCCATACTCATGGACGGAAGGGACATACGTGAACTTTCGCTTAGGTCCCTGAGGTCCATGGTGGCGATAGTCTCCCAGCAGGTGATCCTCTTTAATGACACCGTAAAGAGAAATATCGCCTACGGCGTTGAGAGGAGCGACGAGGAAATAATTGCCGCCGCAAAGGCTGCAAACGCGCACGACTTCATAACGAGGCTCCCGCAGGGCTATGATACCGTGGTCGGCGACAGCGGCTTGAAGCTATCGGGCGGGGAGAGGCAGAGGATATCGATAGCCAGGGCAATACTCAAGGACGCCCCCATACTCATACTCGACGAGGCCACCTCGGCCCTCGATACCGAGTCCGAAATGGAGGTGCAGAAGGCCCTTTCGAACCTCATATCCGGCCGCACCACATTCGTAATAGCCCACAGGCTCTCGACCGTAAGGGGAGCGGACAGGATAGTGGTCCTCTCGGGCGGCTCCATTAAGGAGACGGGCAGGCACGAGGAGCTCGTCTCCTCCGGGGGGGAGTATTCGCGTCTTTATTCCATGCAGTTTGAAGGATAA